In Sphingopyxis sp. 113P3, one DNA window encodes the following:
- a CDS encoding acyl-CoA thioesterase produces MTDGIHNLPQRPDPILRVVPAPADINSNGHIFGGWVLSQMDIAGGIVAARIAQGPTATVAIEAMEFIAPILLRDIISVYAHLERRGRTSMGIRIEVIATRDQGETEVKVTEGLFTFVALDANHRPRPLPPA; encoded by the coding sequence ATGACTGACGGCATCCATAATCTGCCCCAGCGCCCGGACCCGATATTGCGTGTCGTCCCGGCGCCGGCCGACATCAACAGCAATGGCCATATCTTCGGCGGCTGGGTGCTGAGCCAGATGGATATCGCAGGCGGCATCGTCGCCGCGCGAATCGCCCAGGGTCCGACGGCGACCGTGGCGATCGAGGCGATGGAGTTCATTGCGCCAATCCTGCTGCGCGACATCATCTCGGTCTATGCGCATCTTGAAAGGCGTGGCCGCACGTCGATGGGCATTCGCATCGAGGTGATCGCGACGCGCGACCAAGGTGAGACCGAGGTCAAGGTGACCGAAGGCCTGTTCACCTTCGTCGCGCTCGACGCAAATCATCGACCAAGGCCGCTTCCTCCGGCCTGA
- a CDS encoding CBS domain-containing protein, whose translation MTIAAILHGRTGPVISARPTDSVRAVVDLLAQHRIGAVPVVEGDAIVGIFSERDLVRLMSSYGPDALDRTLDEVMTQSPVTCDSGMAVIGALSQMTQKRIRHLPVVDGGRLVGFVSIGDLVKYRIDMIEAEAAAMRDYIAS comes from the coding sequence ATGACGATCGCAGCGATCTTGCACGGGCGCACGGGACCGGTGATTTCGGCGCGGCCCACCGATTCGGTTCGGGCGGTGGTCGATTTGCTTGCGCAACATCGTATCGGTGCGGTGCCGGTTGTGGAGGGCGACGCGATCGTCGGCATTTTTTCCGAACGCGATCTTGTCCGACTGATGTCATCCTATGGTCCGGACGCGCTCGACCGTACCCTTGACGAGGTGATGACCCAATCGCCCGTCACCTGCGATTCGGGCATGGCGGTGATCGGCGCCCTGTCCCAGATGACGCAAAAACGCATTCGCCACCTGCCGGTGGTCGACGGTGGCCGGCTCGTGGGTTTTGTGTCGATCGGCGACCTCGTCAAATATCGCATTGACATGATCGAGGCCGAAGCGGCGGCAATGCGCGATTATATCGCATCATGA
- a CDS encoding lipopolysaccharide biosynthesis protein encodes MVSEAAEIKGSSEGIEGAVAFKDRVRSAVIWRSGSQVLAQIITWASTLFVIRLLDPSDYGLFAMTQVVISFLAFLNGWGFASALVQSDSVDPFRIRQAFGLLLLLNALLAGVQYLGAPLAAAYYGQPIIAELLRVQALIFLATPFIALPEVMMARKLDFRRQAIVNLAAALAGASTALGCALAGLGVWTLVYAPIALFWTRAIGLTLIARLLVWPSFNFRGCGQIIGFGSAILFSQLFWLVQSQSDVFIAGRRFEPHALGLYAEALFLAQIFMAKFVPPLNEVAFPAYSRIKDDPAAVRWGLIKTIRLLMLIAAPFYCGLAVTAAPIVETLFGIKWIGMVPYIQLIALALIFMTVQILFAPVNNALGRPSVSMRVSLCGAILFPTAFLVGAQWGLIGMAWAWLGAAPVLLLVTASLSAPLNGVSIADIGRAMLPGLVPALVMAIAVGLTGEAIAGHGLAAPIRLALLVALGALLYGTLLWLLEREALAEVTRLVLRRKPAGEASA; translated from the coding sequence ATGGTGAGCGAGGCCGCAGAAATCAAGGGTTCGAGCGAGGGAATCGAAGGCGCAGTTGCGTTCAAAGACCGGGTTCGCAGCGCCGTCATCTGGCGTTCGGGTAGCCAGGTTCTCGCGCAGATTATCACCTGGGCATCGACTTTATTCGTGATTCGCCTGCTCGATCCGTCCGATTATGGGCTGTTTGCGATGACGCAGGTGGTCATTTCCTTCCTCGCCTTCCTCAATGGCTGGGGATTCGCGAGTGCCCTCGTCCAGTCCGATTCGGTCGATCCCTTCCGGATCCGGCAGGCATTCGGTCTGCTTCTGCTGCTCAATGCGCTGCTTGCAGGGGTCCAGTATCTGGGCGCCCCCCTCGCCGCCGCTTACTATGGACAGCCGATAATCGCCGAGCTGCTGCGCGTTCAGGCGCTGATCTTTCTTGCGACGCCCTTCATCGCGCTGCCCGAAGTGATGATGGCGCGAAAGCTGGATTTCCGTCGACAGGCGATCGTCAATCTCGCCGCGGCGCTCGCTGGCGCCAGCACCGCGCTCGGCTGTGCTCTCGCTGGCCTCGGCGTCTGGACACTCGTCTATGCGCCGATTGCCTTGTTCTGGACCCGGGCGATCGGTCTGACGCTCATCGCGCGCCTGCTCGTCTGGCCGAGCTTCAACTTCCGGGGCTGCGGCCAGATCATCGGGTTCGGCTCAGCGATTCTGTTCAGCCAGCTCTTCTGGCTGGTGCAGAGTCAGTCCGACGTATTCATCGCGGGCCGTCGATTCGAACCGCACGCGCTTGGCCTTTATGCCGAGGCGCTCTTTCTCGCCCAGATCTTCATGGCGAAATTCGTGCCGCCCCTCAACGAAGTGGCGTTCCCTGCCTATTCAAGAATCAAGGATGATCCCGCCGCGGTGCGCTGGGGGCTGATAAAGACGATTCGCCTGCTGATGCTGATCGCCGCACCCTTTTATTGCGGACTGGCCGTGACCGCGGCGCCGATCGTCGAGACATTGTTCGGAATAAAGTGGATCGGCATGGTCCCCTATATCCAGCTGATCGCGCTCGCTCTGATTTTCATGACGGTGCAGATTCTCTTCGCACCGGTCAATAACGCGCTCGGCCGGCCGTCGGTGTCAATGCGCGTGTCGCTGTGCGGGGCGATTCTCTTTCCCACCGCCTTCCTCGTCGGAGCGCAATGGGGCCTCATCGGCATGGCGTGGGCCTGGCTGGGGGCGGCGCCGGTGCTCCTGCTGGTGACCGCCAGCCTGTCTGCACCACTCAACGGTGTGTCGATCGCGGACATTGGGCGCGCGATGCTGCCCGGCCTCGTACCCGCGCTGGTGATGGCGATTGCGGTCGGCCTCACGGGCGAAGCGATCGCAGGCCACGGCCTCGCCGCCCCGATTCGTCTCGCACTGCTCGTCGCCCTCGGCGCGCTCCTCTACGGGACGCTCCTGTGGCTGCTCGAGCGTGAGGCGCTCGCCGAGGTGACCCGGCTTGTGCTGCGGCGGAAACCTGCGGGCGAGGCCTCAGCATAG